In Xiphophorus maculatus strain JP 163 A chromosome 9, X_maculatus-5.0-male, whole genome shotgun sequence, the genomic window TGGCAAAACGTGCCTCAAGCGGAATGTCTTCGCATGTGTGTTTCACATGTGAAAATTATTGTTATGTGAAAAATCTTCCCCGTGCACCCGTCCATACGAGAATGAAATCCTTTAGTTCCATGTGAAACGTGGAACTGTGGAAATTATGTCACACAATAACATGTGTAACgtcattttccacaaatctgtgaaaattatatcctgcactgtaaaaaaaaacggcctcattttacggtaaaaaactggcagctgagtTGCCAGAAGTTTACCGTCTTTATACGGTAAAAGTCTGGCAACCAaaactgccagttttttaccgtatttctaaaatacggtaaaattctggcaaccaaagctgccagttttttaccgtatttctaaaatacggtaaaattctggcaaccacagctgccagttttttaccgtatttgctaaatgcaggattttaccgtatttttgaaatacggtaaaattctggcaaccacagctgccagttttttaccgtatttgctaaatgcaggattttaccgtatttttaaaatacggtaaaattctggcaaccacagctgccagtttgtcaccgtattttgtaaatgcaggattttaccgtatttttaatatacggtaaatttctggcaaccacagctgccagtttgtcaccgtattttgtaaatgcaggattttaccgtaattttaatatacggtaaaattctggcaaccacagctgccagtttttcacCGTATTTTGtacatgcaggattttaccgtatttttaatatacggtaaaataccgtacttcctaaaatattttaaaaaaaataaaatgtggttttgccgTAGTAAATACGGTCATGCTGACTGAGGCATAATATCTacatgagtgaaaaacacatccagactgtatgatatattgacattttattgtaaaccctcccccccaaaaaaaacttatggtaAATTACTGGTCTCTGTTCCtaccagaattttaccatacAAATTATAGTACAACAACCAAGGAAGTGTAACTTGTCAAGCATTTCTATAcagaaagttataaagaaaataatttctaattaaacaaaaatacagattacgagtaatccacttaaagaaacaatttctatttaaaaagtcaagttaaaaaaagaactgattctattttatgtccagtttcctcacggtattactgagatctggaaaacaaaaacaaaacaaacagtatgtgtccacataagagataacatattgtagaagacaaaatggtgataaaaggattcttgttctgggttgagaGTCACAAGTCGCTGAGATCAGACGTTGCTCAGGATGGTTGTAGTCTTCCCAGTCACAGGTTGAAATTGAGACTCGCATGTTGTCAATCgggtgtttcctctctgctggaaaacaaaaagaaaaagttagaaagatgcactacatgaacatcttattcgcttaaatgtttgtttcacctttgtTGACTTGCATATGGACACAGGTACTTCAACCAGGTGGTGtgatcatttctgactgaaaattcagtagttaaacctttgtttgttgtcaacaGGTGTGATCCTCTGGTCTGCAAccagacaaaatacacaaacaaaaaacaaataaaaacaaatataactgttTTAGGCAATTTATGAAATAGATACTCACCATTTATCTGAGTCTCATGAAGGCCAATAGGCTGTCTTCAACCATTTATGTAAGTTACATTTCCTGCAAGctagcagaaacaaagctgtaaatgtgaacacttttcatacaggcaaacaaattgatacagctgagacaatttatgctaggttagtttttctcagtcacttttggtgcatttctcgagtcattgttggcatttacaaaacagtaagcgcatttctcaaaacaatttgtagaaacaggaaaaatagcatttgtttgctttcaaaatccttagttcagctcttaaaatcctgtctgttaacatatcagtgactcaaaataataagttataGTCTCTCTATGTACAGATAAGACAGTCAAATCGATTAGTCATGAGAAGAGACTACAAAAGGATCATTTacgccagtgtttctcaaccctggtcctcaacgcccccctgctctgcatgttttagatgtgcctctactccagaacagctgattcaaatgattggatgacaatcaagtactgcagaagcttgTTAATCATCCAGAGATACaattcaggtgtgtggcagaagggaaatacctaaacctgcaggacagggtgacgctgaagaccaggattgagaaacactgatttacgcttttgctataatttattcatggaccatgccatggtgattcagaaagaaaaagacagaaatgcagagaacaaaaaaagtagaaaaggagcCACAGGACAATCTCCTCAAGGAAAACTGTACAGTGCTgtagaaattacattacattttaatttccatagtCACTTTGTTCCTTAACTCCACTGAGGaatcttttttcctcagtgGGGTTAAGGAATGAACAGTAGGGTGGGAGGACCTCcatcagcatcatgttgtgggtctCAGCCATGTCCTGATGTTGGACTGATGGAAACTGGCAGATGTCCTCAGCCTcttctgactcttcttctgctttcctcccaactatttcctcctcagcctcactcctcttcttctctctggctgTTCACTCTGCCCAGATACTTGTTCATCAGTTCTCAGACATgtaacattgtgttgtgttctgactATATAGAGCATAATGTTGCCAACTGATGGTTCACAAGATGCACCTccaatctgtttcagaaaactggttgatcGTTGGTTGAGCTAATGGTTCATACACTGACCTGTTAGAGAAACTCAGGACTCACTTGGGAGCAATTTACCAATTcaggacagatttagaaaataatagaatataaattaattaatatatgatTCACATTATGACAACTTTAAGACTTATGCATGTTAAGACTTACACAATGAACTGATGCTATTTTGGAAGTTGAGAATTCAACACAGACACGTTGTTGTCCTGTTGTCCTcattttctgtatacaccctttATCCtccgggtcaaaatgacccgtctTCAATAAACCCCCAATATAAGcagcttaattgaattttaaacaccaaattctATCTTGTATATTGTCACTcaccacaaaatgtgtgaatacttgacttttccctctccacttgaatttctatagcttaagaaaaaaaatgtgcaaaatgagtttcgaatgcatttttattcatcacagtgactaattttcttttacttttctccagtgaacaagaggatgtacaatacaaaaatatgacaaataacaTAACCCATTCAACTAATTGGCACATGTAGGGCAGTATGCAAGTGCACAGCCTTTGCAGATATATTTCttacacctgcagcacacagtatgtgttttacagtctgaGGGCAGAACTGACATCTCTTCCTCTTACTTGGCTTAGCTGAGGAAGTGGCTGTGGTAGATGGATCCTCAGgttgatcaggagctgctgcactctGAATAGCTTTCACAACTGCTGCTGAGGCTTCTGTGTGGGGGACATGCTTCCTTCTTTCAATGAGTGGAGTTACAAGTGCCTTTCCTAGCTGCTCCAGGAACACCCTCTTCTTGTTGTGCTTATGAGACATCCAGGTTGGGTTGATCTCTATCCAAATCACAAAGGCATTGTAGGAGGACACATCAATGATGTTGTGGAAGATGACCAGGGGCCAGCGGGCAGTCATTCTTCTGCAGCTATATGCTCCAATCACCTTATCTAGGTTGTCCACACCTCCTTTGTTTCGGTTTTATTCCAGGATGATGATTGGCTTCCTGTCCTCACGGTCACTAATGTCGCCGTCTTTGTGCAGTGTGCTCAGAAGAactacattcttgtttttctttgggaggtAGGAAACTAGAGTGGTGGTGGGTGTGAAGGCAAACTTTGAGGAGAAGACCTCTCTCTCCTTTGACCCAAGCAGTGCAGGTGGGAGCTCAGGCTTGTTCTTTTGAACTGTACCAACCATGGTGATCTTCCTCTTCAGGAGCTGCTGTCCGAGTTCATAAGAGTTGAAGAAATTGTCACATGTCACATTGTGACCCCTCAGTCCCTCTGTCACATCAAGCACAACTCGCAACCCCTGGTTCTTCTCTGGGCATCCACTGGTTGACTTCCCAGTATAGACTTGCATTTTCCAAGCATAGCTTGATTCAGAAGCCACCCATGACTTGATCCCATATTTTGCTGGCTTGCTGGGCATATACTGCCGGAAAGGACAACAACCTTTGGACAAAAGACATTAGCATCAGTGATTAGTATCAGtgtcacagaaaacagtcaaagaaatcaatagtgaaaatcacttttattacaaatatgaaaacagattaccTCTAAATGGAACCAGTTGCTCATCCACTGTTACATCAGGCTCTGGATTGTAGAGGTAGGGCAACCGCTCCACCCACTTGTCCCATACCTCTCTTATGGCTGCAAGTTTGTCTGTCATACGTCTTGCTGGTCTTGATTCACGGTCATCAAATCGCATCAGTCTTGAGTAGGTGTGAAAGAGTTTGACTGGCATTGTGGCTCGGAAAATTGGCCTTCCACTCTCTGCTCACTTCTGCTACTGATTGATCTGAGACACAACtaaaactttgtaacattttatggtttgtaaataactctgtgaccttgatttcaactccatttgcctcacgggtcattttgacctgaagaccatctttgtacctttttttgtacagcttacatggaaatgagaataaaagcaacactgaactttttctatTGTCTGGGCCAATCtaggaaaagtcttaaaatctcaagttaaaaaaattacatttaggggattgtttgggggggggggggtttaacacagtggcgggtcattttgacccgaggacaacaggagggttaacatattttgatcaagacgataaaagcaaattacaattataaaaGCATAGAAGTGTACATAACCAGCTACATgatgtacaaaagcaaaacttgcaaaactaatttttttgatgtgcagaagtgacacagtaatttgaagattgaacaggtagttttaagaatttcaattctgttctgagagatgcacccaaactgagaaaagctgtaaaatattaatatttaaattctcttaTCTTCAAATCCTTCAACTGTCATGGACCCAGTGACTTTAGTGCAAGTATTTTGGGTGTGAGAGTCAAGaggtcaaaggaaaatattaaataatatctctGATGCCAAGCTTTATACTTCTAAGTATTACCAAAgtattgaaacaaaagctaacatgttcttcagagatttaacttgcatgcatgaacatttcacactcaaagtaattcaaattaattattgaaccaaacttggaaaaagttgcttctgccattaacaataactttaagCACATGTAGTCTGAAGTAGACCAGAAATATAATCTATGCAGCCGTTcctacagaaacattaatggaagtgttgcatctgtgaagattaaatgttccatatagtaaaaatatctagctgcagtgcatgtacataaacagcatggctcagaaactacacatttctttgtcagtTGGTTAAAGTTAGCTAACTTCAGTTGAAACCGTGAAAGGGACTCACCTGTGATGTGTTGCCCTTCTCCTCCTGAACgtgcaaaaatagcagaaatttgatttcaaagacaGTAGCAGCATCTTGACAAGGACCAGGCCTACTGGGCTCTCAGCACCCTAGTTAGCAACCTTAGTTAGCACAGTGACTTTACTGTGTTGAGTTCAGGACACCACTACAGGAACAGAGTTAAAAGAatcttgctgctgatgctgaaggatcaagcagcaatgcaaactagataattatttgtttacatgacaaataacagtctccatttactgtaaaccctactatttatcacaattacaaaatgaaaaactctctagaccaggggtccccaaactacggcctgCGTCATTTGGTCTGGCAATGCCGGATCTGGCCCGCCTCCTCATACCAGAGagcattcagtgtattttttcatatattgtattttctggtttgtggatttctcttcaaccaccagggggctcttgagcagatgttaaactaactttcccTCAAATATATACTAGTCAGTCCCAGTCACCGTTTCACTCAcggttttttccatttccattctgggtaaaaatctaTCTAAAAGCGACCGCGAATGTGTCGTAGtcagcaaccccccccccccccccccccccccccccgtcgacagtttcaaagacagaacagcccccccccccccccgccgaCAATAAGTTTCTAAGGTATCTTTCTCCAAAAACTAAGACCGGCCCCCGAGCAGAGAAAGGAACAGCTATGTGGCCCTCGCAGgaaaaagtttggggacccctgctctagactaTTCTCTACTAATAGCACAATATTcaaaaccaagtgtgggatttgtgaaacttcaatgatGGGTGACTTTACAACTTGTATGATTTTGGATAACACTAGAATtgttctttattgaagtttcacaaatcagataaaggttttacaaatcccacacttggttttaaatattctgatatgagttgagaataatctagtccagatttgaagagtctaggtgttgtagttttttagctagagtaaattaaagatgctgattgcagtgaaaaattaggtggaattgccctttagccatttcccaaatTGGAAGCAGCaattggaaaccaacttcagcttcattcaaGCAAGAGGGGCTAACATACAGTTCTCTTAATGTTAATGATCAAATGCTCTCATAAATGATGGTGGCGTTGGCTGTAGGAGTTTGCTTTGCAATCGGTGGATCGCCAGATCGATGCCTGGTCTACTGctgagatttcagtttggtgtattaaaggcattattaaaaaagaaaccaaaatatcacaccagcattctgttctttgtaaaaaattattttgcagtcttgtttacgcttttacattgtagatctaaacatcagcaaaatttgtaattttggctgATTGCTACTGTTAAGTTTAGGGTAATTAACTGCtggcaatattacaattttttaagaactttacaattacttatatttttacactatatttctgtattttctacattcgtgactgtcacaattatttaggatatatgtttattcagttatgaTAATGCCATGTATTTTCTACGGCAGTATAATGCTGTGAATATTCTGGTCAGTAACTGCTggcattttacacttttttaccgtaaatttactgcctttctttgcagtttcgacttacggtagttccatgtaatttctacggtaatgcaatgtttttgggtacgacggtcaaaaactgttggtcttttaccatttcttaccgtaaatttactgactttctttgcagtttcgacttacggtagttccatgtaatttctacggtaatgcaatgtttttggatacgacggtcaaaaactgttggttttttacagttttgtaccgtaaatttactgactttttttacagtgtggagTAAcatgtgaagtatttttacaaaTGACTCTGAGGGGCAACATGTGATCCACAAGTTCtggaatgtttgttttttttatgtgtgaaaattgatttatttatttttagtagaaATCACATTGTCTCCACATCCGAagcacatttttgtgacatgttTACATGCTATTCTCACTGGGGTTTAGATCGTCGGCATATGTGGAACATGTGGCCACCTGTTTTTGCCATCTGCTCAAATGTTAAAAAGAGGAGAtacaaacaatgttttttctttctatagaTAACATAAAGGTGTGGAAGATTTTCCcacaacttttaatatttttctatgttttctttctgtctatGGCTTTACTGTAATATTTAGTTTCCCTTTATGTATCTTTTTCACTAAAGATACCAGCTTCACTCTTAATAAATAGCATATAGTG contains:
- the LOC111609700 gene encoding piggyBac transposable element-derived protein 3-like — encoded protein: MPVKLFHTYSRLMRFDDRESRPARRMTDKLAAIREVWDKWVERLPYLYNPEPDVTVDEQLVPFRGCCPFRQYMPSKPAKYGIKSWVASESSYAWKMQVYTGKSTSGCPEKNQGLRVVLDVTEGLRGHNVTCDNFFNSYELGQQLLKRKITMVGTVQKNKPELPPALLGSKEREVFSSKFAFTPTTTLVSYLPKKNKNVVLLSTLHKDGDISDREDRKPIIILE